One window of the Leptotrichia massiliensis genome contains the following:
- a CDS encoding L,D-transpeptidase family protein: MINKINLQKIKFSIVALIILSVISTNTFSAPKEAKKLEWKQISLEPDLDGDGVKDKIDVDYAVEGNNVYLKFTPYVFNEKAKFTKGKSVEKTITKSEFEAKLDTFIKGFIAEYPKKGGVPSAQNQKTQTPKPEKKQEIVLPAKETKTNETDKKPVSQKKNTEDSKGNQKNSPAVENNKPEEILKQSNMEKAQNSVIEKKEDEPKEKEIKETVEERKNTNSLRGQYSYVKEFNSQRPKNLTFNFQYDKHSPREMDEFVFVKTATSIRKEPNSNAKAIKSAAYSHKYRTTGIVKTNTGNKSDEWYEVFFDNQLGYIPKSAVEKREFDWNDMMKKVDKTNKFIKNAVSSNKKLYVLDNYIPLGGSKSGNRDKFGNRPNQSEYGYTDKSFKDYINIPDRTIMVIEEETDKYIKVKIDAYDNGVYYLKPAARKYLKDAGINGEITRFIYVDRGSQNEMVIEKAGDNWNVVTSSFVTTGKDAGNSFATPYGTFLIAYSKPVMQYTGSDNKTVVGDAKNAVRFSGGGYMHSIPSVFEPKNTREQRKAATAKKIGTYPESHKCIRHYDDQIKFIYEWLGNSTPGHSEGFRVPSVPTVMLVK, translated from the coding sequence ATGATAAATAAAATAAATTTACAAAAAATAAAATTTTCAATAGTAGCATTGATAATACTTTCTGTAATATCAACTAATACTTTTTCAGCACCAAAAGAAGCAAAAAAATTAGAATGGAAGCAGATTTCGCTCGAACCTGACTTAGATGGAGATGGAGTTAAGGATAAAATAGATGTGGATTATGCAGTAGAAGGAAATAATGTGTATTTAAAATTTACTCCATATGTATTTAATGAAAAAGCTAAATTTACAAAAGGAAAAAGTGTAGAAAAAACAATAACTAAATCTGAATTTGAAGCAAAACTTGATACCTTTATAAAAGGATTTATAGCCGAATATCCTAAAAAAGGCGGAGTACCGTCTGCACAAAATCAAAAAACACAGACTCCAAAACCAGAGAAAAAACAAGAAATAGTATTACCAGCAAAAGAGACTAAAACTAACGAAACAGACAAAAAACCTGTTTCGCAAAAAAAAAATACAGAGGATTCTAAAGGAAATCAGAAAAACAGCCCAGCCGTAGAAAATAATAAGCCAGAAGAAATTTTAAAACAATCTAATATGGAAAAGGCTCAAAATTCTGTAATTGAAAAAAAAGAAGATGAACCTAAAGAAAAAGAAATAAAAGAGACAGTAGAAGAACGTAAAAATACAAATTCATTGAGAGGGCAGTATTCATATGTTAAGGAATTTAATAGTCAAAGACCAAAAAATTTGACATTTAATTTTCAATATGATAAGCATTCTCCAAGAGAAATGGATGAGTTTGTATTTGTAAAAACAGCGACAAGCATAAGAAAAGAACCAAATTCTAATGCTAAAGCCATAAAGTCAGCAGCATATTCTCATAAATACAGAACAACAGGAATTGTTAAAACTAATACTGGAAATAAATCAGATGAATGGTATGAAGTATTTTTTGATAATCAGCTTGGGTATATTCCAAAATCAGCTGTTGAAAAACGTGAATTTGACTGGAACGATATGATGAAAAAAGTTGATAAAACAAATAAATTTATAAAAAATGCAGTTTCATCAAATAAAAAATTATACGTTTTAGATAACTATATACCTCTTGGCGGAAGCAAGTCAGGAAATAGAGATAAATTTGGAAACCGTCCAAATCAAAGTGAATATGGATACACTGATAAGAGTTTTAAAGACTACATAAACATTCCAGATAGAACAATTATGGTTATAGAAGAGGAGACAGATAAATACATAAAAGTAAAAATAGATGCTTATGATAATGGCGTTTATTATTTAAAGCCTGCTGCAAGAAAATATTTAAAAGATGCGGGAATTAACGGAGAAATAACAAGATTTATCTATGTTGACAGAGGCAGTCAGAATGAAATGGTTATAGAAAAAGCTGGAGATAACTGGAATGTAGTAACTTCTTCATTCGTAACAACTGGAAAAGATGCTGGAAACTCATTTGCTACACCTTACGGAACTTTTTTAATCGCTTATTCTAAACCTGTAATGCAATATACAGGCTCAGATAATAAGACAGTTGTAGGAGATGCAAAAAATGCCGTAAGATTTAGTGGTGGAGGTTACATGCACAGTATACCATCGGTTTTTGAACCAAAAAACACAAGAGAACAAAGAAAAGCTGCAACAGCTAAAAAAATAGGAACTTATCCAGAATCTCATAAATGTATAAGACATTATGATGATCAGATTAAGTTTATCTATGAATGGTTAGGAAATTCGACACCTGGACATTCAGAAGGATTTAGAGTGCCTAGTGTTCCTACAGTTATGTTAGTTAAATAA
- a CDS encoding DUF1351 domain-containing protein codes for MSETQTLELVIKKITPAQVESNIEQLDTYMSNVTEHYKNWIVTEDSLKEAATERTKLNKLEKNLAEFRKRVQEEGLKDINAFIQKLKDSEKEVKTLSNNIKTQIDEFEEKQWEEKQKEIQKKINGMFVTNENLKQFVVQNPKWKNKTFTMNKIESELSEQLENLVNKKQFIENELEKANKGIEFKIVFEAVQFLMNSEYSEIVKEIEKKRNETQKTEENLKQKAEEEKQRELAELEAKKEREKEEAIKAAQQQNDEIKETQKTAVNSKYYDITLRFPKVPSQFLKDFKKLVDSYGLEYIKIESKQI; via the coding sequence ATGAGTGAAACACAAACATTGGAATTGGTAATTAAAAAAATTACTCCAGCACAAGTTGAAAGTAATATTGAACAGCTGGATACATATATGTCAAATGTTACAGAACATTACAAAAATTGGATTGTAACAGAGGATAGCTTAAAAGAAGCCGCAACAGAAAGAACAAAATTAAATAAACTTGAAAAAAATCTTGCTGAATTTAGAAAAAGAGTTCAAGAAGAAGGACTAAAAGATATTAACGCTTTTATTCAAAAATTAAAAGATTCGGAAAAAGAAGTAAAAACATTGTCAAATAACATTAAAACACAGATTGATGAATTTGAAGAAAAACAATGGGAAGAAAAACAAAAAGAAATACAGAAAAAAATTAACGGAATGTTCGTAACAAATGAAAATTTAAAGCAGTTCGTTGTGCAGAATCCGAAATGGAAAAATAAAACTTTTACTATGAATAAAATAGAATCTGAATTATCCGAGCAACTAGAAAATTTGGTAAACAAGAAGCAGTTTATCGAAAATGAATTAGAAAAAGCTAATAAGGGAATTGAATTTAAAATAGTTTTTGAAGCTGTACAATTTTTAATGAACTCAGAATATTCAGAAATAGTTAAGGAGATCGAGAAAAAGAGAAACGAAACTCAAAAAACTGAGGAAAATTTAAAACAGAAAGCCGAAGAAGAAAAACAAAGAGAACTGGCTGAACTTGAAGCAAAAAAAGAACGAGAAAAAGAAGAAGCAATCAAGGCTGCACAACAACAAAACGATGAAATAAAGGAAACTCAAAAAACAGCTGTAAACAGTAAGTATTACGATATTACATTAAGATTTCCAAAAGTTCCAAGCCAATTTCTGAAAGACTTTAAAAAATTGGTGGATAGTTACGGATTGGAATATATAAAAATAGAAAGCAAACAAATTTAG
- a CDS encoding helix-turn-helix domain-containing protein: MKIKKYFYNASDIMKILEVSLSQAYKVIRELNEELKQKGIRVQRGKVAIEYFNERYKIA; the protein is encoded by the coding sequence ATGAAGATAAAAAAATATTTTTATAATGCTAGTGATATTATGAAAATACTAGAAGTAAGTTTAAGCCAAGCATATAAAGTGATTAGGGAGTTAAATGAAGAATTGAAACAAAAAGGAATACGTGTGCAACGTGGAAAAGTGGCAATTGAATATTTCAATGAACGCTACAAAATTGCTTAG
- the bet gene encoding phage recombination protein Bet, giving the protein MGRLGNEKHKNDDRLMVFRVGNDEVKLSNNLVKRYLVSGQGNVTDQEIMYFMKLCKARNLNPFVKDAYLIKYTDKDPATVVVAKDAIEKRAIQHPQYNGKKVGIYVENKETGELIKREGSIFRKDKEELVGAWCTVYRKDWDNPVTAEVNFDEYIGTKKDGTPNTNWKNRPVTMITKVAKAQALREAFIEELSGMYEAEESGVNTSELDDTPVHVEVDENETYNKDDIEDAVEVTENEDSGDPF; this is encoded by the coding sequence ATGGGAAGACTAGGAAACGAAAAACACAAAAATGATGATAGATTAATGGTATTTAGAGTAGGAAATGACGAAGTAAAGTTAAGCAATAATCTTGTAAAAAGATATTTGGTAAGTGGACAGGGAAATGTAACAGATCAGGAAATTATGTATTTTATGAAACTGTGTAAGGCAAGAAATTTAAATCCTTTTGTCAAGGACGCCTATTTAATCAAATATACTGATAAAGACCCTGCAACAGTGGTTGTTGCAAAGGACGCTATCGAAAAAAGGGCAATACAACATCCACAATATAATGGTAAAAAAGTTGGGATATATGTGGAAAATAAAGAAACTGGAGAATTAATAAAACGTGAAGGCTCTATATTTAGAAAAGATAAAGAAGAATTGGTTGGGGCTTGGTGTACTGTTTATCGAAAAGATTGGGATAACCCTGTTACTGCTGAAGTGAATTTTGATGAATATATAGGAACTAAAAAAGACGGAACACCAAACACAAACTGGAAAAATCGACCAGTCACAATGATAACAAAAGTAGCAAAAGCACAAGCATTAAGAGAAGCATTTATTGAAGAATTAAGCGGAATGTACGAAGCAGAAGAAAGCGGAGTAAATACGAGCGAATTAGATGATACCCCAGTCCATGTTGAAGTTGATGAAAACGAAACTTACAACAAAGATGATATAGAAGATGCAGTTGAAGTTACGGAAAATGAAGATAGCGGAGACCCGTTTTAA
- a CDS encoding L,D-transpeptidase, which translates to MTKKLDSIMEAGKEKIKKWKKMEIAALALINTVVAFNASAEPLNLPKEYSENITVKGQEKDVFDYDFNSDGINEKVVVTYNVVDNLIGAVVSIYTNQGGKEILTYQIAFDKKFNVMELQAMQQMFDKVKEYYPEYSKNIQPNETRYITIYGDNKNSDITFDKMKFTNHSPDNTNNFLFIKKGSSLLEAPNGNAVAHLSFSEKPEILFDMVSDAANNQTKWYFTEFTKRASTNVSRKTNKDKDGKVVAENPTTVKGFIAGNEDMVSPRGFYWDKMIKKIEIVNKFIDTAIKGKEALYIITEYKPLSRDKPSEKDKFGNKNNQSIIGYANSKKEGEIINIPDQTIFKIIGEENNMLKIETPFYGGPYFIEKKEGTYKQVENIKDEVNKFIAIDPHSQTEALFQRNPETGKYEVVTYSYVTTGKDGWGSYETPHGAFLVAFTRPYMTFTRHAREGDKTLPGRSDLTIGGSARYAVRFSGGGYMHGIPVGLNFRGSTLNTGTAHKIGTYKDSHKCVRHFDDQIEFIVGWINADSKIKDRDNTIPEEPVIAVVL; encoded by the coding sequence GTGACAAAAAAATTGGATAGTATTATGGAAGCTGGAAAAGAAAAAATTAAAAAATGGAAGAAAATGGAAATAGCAGCACTAGCATTGATTAATACAGTTGTAGCATTTAATGCAAGTGCAGAGCCATTAAATTTACCAAAGGAATATTCTGAAAATATTACGGTAAAAGGGCAGGAAAAAGATGTATTTGATTATGATTTTAATAGCGATGGAATAAATGAAAAAGTCGTTGTAACTTATAATGTAGTCGATAATTTGATAGGAGCAGTTGTTTCAATTTACACAAATCAAGGTGGGAAAGAAATATTAACTTATCAAATAGCTTTTGATAAAAAATTTAATGTTATGGAACTTCAAGCAATGCAACAAATGTTTGATAAAGTGAAGGAATATTATCCTGAATATTCTAAAAATATTCAACCAAATGAAACAAGATATATTACAATTTATGGAGATAATAAAAATAGTGACATAACTTTTGATAAAATGAAGTTTACTAATCATTCGCCAGATAATACGAATAATTTTTTATTTATAAAAAAAGGATCAAGTTTATTAGAAGCACCAAATGGGAATGCTGTGGCACATCTTAGCTTTAGTGAAAAACCTGAAATATTATTTGATATGGTATCAGACGCTGCAAATAACCAAACAAAATGGTATTTTACAGAATTTACAAAAAGAGCCAGTACAAATGTAAGCAGAAAAACTAATAAAGATAAGGATGGAAAGGTTGTTGCCGAAAATCCTACAACTGTTAAAGGGTTCATAGCTGGAAACGAAGATATGGTTTCGCCAAGAGGATTCTATTGGGATAAAATGATAAAAAAAATTGAGATTGTAAATAAATTCATTGATACAGCAATTAAAGGGAAAGAGGCATTATATATTATTACAGAATACAAACCTTTATCGCGTGATAAACCAAGTGAAAAGGATAAATTTGGAAATAAAAATAATCAAAGTATCATAGGTTATGCAAATTCTAAAAAAGAAGGCGAAATTATTAATATTCCTGACCAGACAATTTTTAAAATAATTGGTGAAGAAAATAATATGTTAAAAATTGAAACACCATTTTATGGAGGACCTTACTTTATTGAGAAAAAAGAAGGAACCTATAAACAAGTAGAAAATATAAAAGATGAAGTAAATAAATTTATTGCGATTGATCCACATAGTCAAACTGAAGCACTTTTCCAAAGAAATCCTGAAACTGGGAAATATGAAGTAGTTACATATTCGTATGTAACGACAGGAAAAGATGGGTGGGGTTCTTATGAAACGCCACATGGAGCATTCCTAGTAGCTTTCACAAGACCGTATATGACATTTACAAGACACGCAAGAGAAGGGGATAAAACTCTTCCTGGAAGATCAGACTTAACTATCGGAGGAAGTGCTAGATATGCAGTAAGATTCAGTGGTGGAGGTTATATGCATGGAATTCCTGTAGGACTTAATTTCAGAGGATCAACATTGAATACAGGAACGGCTCATAAAATAGGAACATACAAAGATTCTCACAAATGTGTAAGACACTTTGATGATCAGATTGAATTTATTGTTGGATGGATAAATGCAGACAGTAAAATCAAGGATAGAGATAACACGATACCTGAAGAGCCTGTAATAGCAGTAGTTTTATAA
- a CDS encoding conserved phage C-terminal domain-containing protein, with the protein MRFITTLNNQKCMEWKINATQGILFSLLYEANNWAVEEIIENKTYYFVSRNLIMEELPMFFEKSDTVYRNLKILQEKGLIEYIKKGKKDLIRITAKGKSWNFIKQKDNSEKNPSNLGKKSEKEPKKSEKNPTNKDTISYKDNNIINNNNIYTSVIEYLNEKTERTGKEKYNPESSKTQRLIKARRNEGYELEDFKKVIDNMCLAWKGTEWEVYLRPQTLFGNKFEDYLKRKQFIKTGGNDNANNSRNGKAKDNKTTNKQRKPNYDLEF; encoded by the coding sequence ATGAGATTTATAACAACCCTTAATAATCAGAAATGTATGGAATGGAAAATAAACGCAACACAAGGCATTTTATTTTCTTTGCTTTATGAAGCAAATAACTGGGCTGTTGAAGAAATAATTGAAAATAAAACTTACTATTTTGTATCAAGAAACTTGATTATGGAAGAATTGCCTATGTTTTTTGAAAAAAGTGATACAGTTTATAGAAATTTAAAGATTTTACAAGAAAAAGGGCTTATTGAATATATCAAAAAAGGTAAAAAAGATTTAATAAGAATTACAGCAAAAGGTAAAAGTTGGAATTTCATAAAGCAAAAAGATAATTCGGAAAAAAATCCGAGCAATCTCGGAAAAAAATCCGAAAAAGAGCCAAAAAAATCGGAAAAAAATCCGACAAATAAAGATACTATATCTTATAAAGATAATAATATTATTAATAATAATAATATATATACTTCGGTAATTGAATATTTAAATGAAAAAACAGAACGTACAGGAAAAGAAAAATACAATCCAGAATCTTCTAAGACACAACGACTTATAAAAGCAAGGCGAAATGAAGGCTACGAACTGGAAGATTTTAAAAAAGTTATTGATAATATGTGTTTGGCTTGGAAAGGTACAGAATGGGAAGTATATTTAAGACCACAAACTTTATTTGGAAATAAGTTTGAAGATTATTTAAAACGAAAACAATTTATAAAAACAGGAGGAAATGATAATGCAAACAATAGCAGAAATGGTAAAGCAAAAGACAATAAAACTACAAACAAGCAAAGAAAACCAAACTACGACCTTGAATTTTAG
- a CDS encoding YqaJ viral recombinase family protein, producing MQYKEISYKNEEEWHNIRRKHIGGSDVSVIMGYNEYKNPVTLWEEKTGRREQEDLSDNEAVQRGKLSENLLIEHFKINNPSYIVGKLEKTLESLKFSFMSANLDGTLKNEMGEMGVLEIKTATCHSYQIYKDKWQNDIPIEYYLQIQHYLYVTGWKYSILYADIKLAFADNKHEIKQYFIERDEEDIELIKQKEIEFNSFIVNDIKPPLTIKLAV from the coding sequence ATGCAATATAAAGAAATAAGTTATAAAAACGAAGAAGAATGGCACAACATAAGGCGAAAGCACATTGGAGGAAGCGATGTGAGTGTCATAATGGGTTATAATGAATACAAAAATCCCGTAACTTTATGGGAAGAAAAAACAGGCAGGCGTGAACAGGAAGATTTAAGTGATAACGAGGCAGTACAACGTGGCAAATTGAGCGAAAATCTGCTTATAGAACACTTTAAAATCAATAACCCTAGTTACATTGTGGGTAAACTTGAAAAAACGCTTGAAAGTCTTAAATTTAGTTTTATGAGTGCTAATCTTGACGGAACCCTAAAAAACGAAATGGGAGAAATGGGAGTTCTGGAAATTAAGACGGCAACGTGCCATTCATATCAAATTTACAAGGATAAATGGCAAAATGATATTCCGATTGAATATTATCTGCAAATCCAGCATTATCTGTATGTAACTGGATGGAAATATTCGATATTGTATGCTGATATAAAATTAGCTTTTGCAGATAATAAACACGAAATTAAGCAATATTTCATTGAACGTGACGAAGAAGATATTGAGTTGATAAAGCAAAAAGAAATTGAATTTAACAGTTTCATAGTCAATGACATTAAACCGCCGTTGACAATAAAATTAGCAGTATAG
- a CDS encoding nucleoside triphosphate pyrophosphohydrolase family protein translates to MLGNNVVDYMINSCKGAYNLENAKLIKKNVEDKKVQFVFKRSDLKLNIEFANDKISGIIYNNFLTDSQRENVTESEYCTRLNEMLEITDIDDMNKLDEISRNIIKKINSEKLFGENSKELLLNREDREKLVKIKRFFGAEPQLLKLYEEIEELQEAHKNWRKSFYKDNSNMIEEIADCFVIALQINKVKMIKNVIKGLVDNTKIFKTEMIEKIIRMVKFKINRTVERIEKGQYGTYKIEYKTTKATQKGVSEEKNEQPINSPAKSFSVAESKKQSREEKEKTKKENKVFEFVKKNEPYYYQARDIQLNTKIQAKECTRIVEKFIDEGKIMITKRGKDGIYGATLATVQEAEVVE, encoded by the coding sequence ATGTTAGGAAATAACGTAGTAGACTATATGATAAACAGCTGTAAAGGAGCATACAATTTAGAAAATGCAAAATTAATTAAAAAGAACGTGGAAGACAAGAAAGTTCAGTTTGTGTTCAAGAGAAGTGATTTAAAATTAAATATTGAATTTGCAAATGATAAGATTTCAGGAATTATATATAATAATTTCTTAACTGATTCACAAAGAGAAAATGTAACAGAATCTGAATATTGCACAAGATTAAATGAAATGCTTGAAATTACGGATATTGATGATATGAATAAACTTGATGAAATTTCAAGAAATATTATCAAAAAAATAAATTCAGAAAAATTGTTTGGAGAAAATTCAAAGGAATTATTATTGAATAGGGAAGATAGAGAAAAACTTGTAAAAATAAAAAGATTTTTCGGAGCAGAGCCGCAGCTGCTGAAATTGTATGAAGAAATCGAAGAGTTACAGGAAGCTCACAAAAATTGGCGTAAATCATTTTATAAAGACAACAGCAATATGATTGAAGAAATAGCCGACTGTTTTGTTATAGCTTTACAAATCAATAAAGTGAAAATGATTAAAAACGTTATTAAAGGCTTAGTTGACAACACTAAGATATTCAAGACTGAAATGATTGAAAAAATCATAAGAATGGTTAAGTTTAAAATCAATCGTACAGTTGAAAGAATTGAGAAAGGACAATACGGAACATACAAGATTGAATATAAAACCACTAAAGCGACACAGAAAGGCGTGAGCGAAGAAAAAAACGAACAGCCAATAAATTCCCCAGCGAAATCATTTAGCGTTGCAGAAAGCAAGAAACAGAGCCGTGAGGAAAAGGAGAAAACAAAAAAGGAAAACAAGGTTTTTGAATTTGTGAAAAAGAATGAGCCATATTATTACCAAGCACGTGATATTCAGCTAAATACCAAGATACAGGCTAAGGAATGTACAAGAATTGTTGAAAAATTTATTGATGAGGGCAAAATAATGATTACAAAAAGAGGAAAAGATGGAATATACGGAGCAACGCTTGCAACTGTTCAGGAAGCAGAGGTAGTTGAGTAA
- a CDS encoding site-specific integrase, with translation MSVYKEKNDKKWKVEIRTVDSTGKAIRKRKSGFNTKKEAVLWEQEFLNKLASNSNITFKTMWEIYLEDCRLKVKDSTIIRKIQLMNNYILPTFGNILMNEINTNHIRNFQNELLGKNLSKNTLRIIESQAKCVFNFAVKYYNLESNPMSKVKTIGSRKNTREFSIWSLEEFQKFISIIEDIQDVVFFSLLFWTGMRVGEAIALNIKDVDFENKKLNINKTVSRSFNGDIITKTKTESSIRKIALTNKTLELLKKQINRIYKPANSQRLFDFGRGYARKRFLEYIELSKVKKIRMHDLRHSHASFLIQKGVNILAISKRLGHEDIKMTLNTYAHLYEEENKRMIDILNKI, from the coding sequence ATGTCCGTTTATAAAGAAAAGAATGATAAAAAATGGAAAGTTGAAATAAGAACTGTTGATTCCACAGGAAAAGCAATTAGAAAAAGGAAAAGCGGTTTTAATACAAAAAAAGAAGCAGTATTGTGGGAACAAGAATTTTTAAACAAACTTGCTTCAAATTCAAATATAACATTTAAAACTATGTGGGAAATTTACTTGGAAGATTGCAGACTAAAAGTAAAAGACAGTACAATTATTAGAAAAATACAGTTAATGAATAATTATATACTGCCTACTTTTGGAAATATTTTGATGAACGAGATAAATACAAACCACATCAGGAACTTTCAAAATGAACTTCTGGGAAAAAACCTTTCCAAAAATACCCTTAGAATTATTGAAAGCCAAGCGAAATGTGTTTTTAATTTTGCAGTAAAATATTACAATCTTGAATCTAATCCTATGTCTAAAGTAAAAACGATTGGTTCAAGAAAAAATACTAGGGAGTTTTCCATTTGGAGTTTGGAAGAGTTTCAAAAGTTTATATCAATTATAGAGGATATACAGGATGTTGTGTTTTTTTCACTGCTATTCTGGACAGGTATGAGAGTTGGCGAAGCAATAGCTTTGAATATTAAAGATGTGGATTTTGAAAATAAGAAATTAAATATTAATAAAACAGTTTCAAGAAGTTTTAATGGAGATATTATAACAAAGACAAAAACAGAGAGTAGCATTCGTAAAATTGCACTTACAAATAAAACACTTGAATTATTAAAAAAACAAATAAATAGAATTTATAAGCCAGCAAACAGCCAAAGATTGTTTGATTTTGGAAGAGGATATGCTAGAAAAAGGTTTCTTGAATATATAGAGCTATCTAAAGTTAAAAAAATAAGAATGCACGATTTAAGGCACTCTCACGCAAGTTTTTTAATTCAGAAAGGTGTAAATATTTTAGCCATTTCCAAAAGGCTTGGACACGAGGACATCAAAATGACATTAAATACCTATGCTCACTTGTATGAAGAAGAAAATAAAAGAATGATAGATATTTTGAACAAAATTTAA
- a CDS encoding helix-turn-helix domain-containing protein encodes MEKIMETLGITLKKLRESRNLTIAELATKAGLGRGTIGDIETGKNKSTIATVDTLSKALGLNKKEREQIFASMLPRDIGKRLLGDDSDEFLDGLLELLKLVEVEEQKSILNLITEKVEYLSLKNGNYKQVEGLINEVKEKIEEL; translated from the coding sequence ATGGAGAAAATTATGGAAACTTTAGGTATAACTTTAAAAAAATTAAGAGAGAGTAGAAATTTAACAATTGCTGAACTTGCAACTAAAGCAGGACTAGGAAGAGGAACAATAGGAGATATTGAAACAGGAAAAAATAAGTCTACAATTGCTACAGTAGATACATTATCTAAAGCATTAGGCTTGAATAAAAAAGAAAGAGAACAAATATTTGCTAGTATGTTACCTAGAGATATTGGAAAAAGATTGCTAGGTGATGATAGCGATGAATTTTTAGATGGACTTTTGGAACTTTTAAAATTAGTGGAAGTTGAGGAACAAAAAAGTATTTTAAATCTTATAACAGAGAAAGTAGAATATTTGAGTTTGAAAAATGGAAATTATAAACAAGTTGAAGGGTTAATTAATGAAGTAAAAGAAAAAATAGAAGAATTATAG
- a CDS encoding Holliday junction resolvase RecU — MATNAGKKFEEDFKNSVNTDEIFLQRLKDGTTGTVNGQMVRFKNKNLCDFLLFKDGLLVLVELKSFLGKSMPFSNIKDTVDEQQTFLYNLRLEARKNNVKAYMILNFRELNETYAIDIHNFDEFYKMTNKKSISINEVRQIGKQLFQHKKIKSFRYVIDDLFS, encoded by the coding sequence ATGGCAACAAACGCAGGGAAAAAATTTGAGGAAGATTTCAAAAATAGTGTTAATACTGATGAAATCTTTTTACAAAGGCTAAAAGACGGAACAACGGGAACTGTGAACGGGCAAATGGTTAGATTTAAAAACAAGAACTTATGTGATTTTTTACTTTTCAAGGACGGCTTGCTTGTCCTTGTTGAGTTAAAATCCTTTTTAGGAAAATCAATGCCATTTTCTAACATTAAAGATACAGTTGATGAACAGCAGACGTTTTTATATAACTTGAGATTGGAAGCAAGAAAAAACAATGTGAAAGCTTATATGATTTTAAATTTCAGGGAATTAAATGAGACTTATGCAATAGATATTCATAATTTTGACGAATTTTACAAAATGACGAATAAAAAAAGTATCAGCATAAATGAAGTAAGACAGATTGGAAAACAGTTGTTTCAACATAAAAAAATAAAAAGTTTTAGATATGTGATAGATGATTTATTCAGTTAG
- a CDS encoding ATP-binding protein: MQTIAEMVKQKTIKLQTSKENQTTTLNFSKTVNVYKFPKEKSVGFRRLLKLPVYYDKCTFENAKVLCQEEAEIKKQIQDYCKKFDKALKHGIGIYMYGKVGAGKTYYSLCVFNELEKRGYRVLRTSIKQIMKQIWEGFKDSKIEIEMYKAFKESDLIIIDDMGKEHINEGWGKSNLFEVFNFFEESQKCLIISTNLDTEQMQEYTDTLGSAAVYDRLKKNCQGIKFNWESRRADVNKEIFEEIFG; encoded by the coding sequence ATGCAAACAATAGCAGAAATGGTAAAGCAAAAGACAATAAAACTACAAACAAGCAAAGAAAACCAAACTACGACCTTGAATTTTAGCAAAACAGTTAATGTTTATAAATTCCCTAAAGAAAAGAGTGTTGGATTCCGACGATTGTTAAAATTGCCTGTATATTATGATAAATGTACTTTTGAAAATGCAAAAGTGTTATGTCAAGAAGAGGCAGAAATAAAAAAACAAATCCAAGATTATTGTAAAAAGTTTGACAAAGCACTAAAACACGGCATAGGTATATATATGTACGGTAAAGTAGGAGCTGGAAAAACATATTACAGTTTATGCGTATTCAACGAACTTGAAAAACGAGGATATAGAGTTTTAAGAACTTCGATAAAACAGATAATGAAACAAATATGGGAGGGATTTAAGGATTCAAAAATTGAAATTGAAATGTACAAGGCATTTAAGGAGTCTGATTTGATTATCATAGATGATATGGGTAAGGAACATATCAATGAAGGCTGGGGGAAAAGTAATTTGTTTGAAGTATTTAATTTTTTTGAAGAAAGTCAAAAATGTTTGATAATATCGACTAACTTAGATACCGAACAAATGCAGGAATATACAGATACATTAGGGTCTGCAGCTGTATACGACAGACTTAAAAAGAATTGTCAAGGCATTAAATTTAACTGGGAAAGTCGAAGAGCGGATGTAAACAAAGAAATTTTTGAAGAAATATTTGGATAG